Genomic DNA from Sardina pilchardus chromosome 4, fSarPil1.1, whole genome shotgun sequence:
CCTCTATACTGTTGAATAGCGCAGCTTGACATTGCATGTAGTACCCCTCTCTCAGTAATGAGGGGTTGTATGTGTCTTGTAGGCTGCAGTAGAAGGGTCCTTATACAGTAAGTGCCTGTCCTTCATGTACCATGCAGAAGGGTCCTTACAAGTGCCTGTCCTTCTTGTACCACATCTTTGCTCTAGTTTGTAGGGAATATGGTGACAGACTGAAAACTATAGATTGGTTCCTAGTATTGCCAGGGTGATTGACTGTTTGTGGGATGGGAGTTATATGAGTTTCATATTTTAGGATATGAAGCAGGGGTCTGGAGTTCAAGCTGTTCCCTTTTTGATCTGAGGATATGGATCATAGTGGATGTTTATGGTGGATGTCATACGTGTGGATAATATAGGATGTCCCCATGCATTATGTGTTTCAAGAGTTCAGTAATGTAAAGTTTGATGAATACGTGTTCATTAAATAAGTattaaccctctctctcttccttccctttaTTTCCCTATCTCAATTCTTcccctccctacctctctctccaccacccttttctccctctctctccctccttctccccttctccctccctccctccctctctatctctccttctcctcttctccctccctccctctcgctccctctccttctccccttctccctctctccatctccccttctctctctctctctctctctctctctctccttctccccctctccctccctccccatcccccccccccccccccccctctctgctgttCAGAGCTGATGTACACTGTGGAGCTGGCTGGAGGTCTGGGTgcagtgctgctggtgctggggctgctgctgtctCTGTACAAGTGCTGCAAGCTGGACATCCTGCTCTGCTACAGGCAGTACTTCGGCAGCGAGGAGCCGGACATGGGTGaggacacacggacacggacatggacacacacacacacacacacacacacacacacacacacgctcacacacgcacacacacagacacacacacacacacacacacacacacacacacacacacacacccacacacacacacacacacacacacacacacacacacacacacacacacacacacacacacacacacacacagagaaagtggtctctcttttatttttttcccagagttgtacatactcacacacgcacacatacacacacatacacacttgtgtCTGTACACTCTCAGTTGGACTTGGGTCAGGTGCAGTCAGAcatgtggaaacacacacacacacacacacacacactgcatcgcACATGCAGCCAGACGTAGTCAAACAcagtcatgcatgcatgcacctaacacacacacacacacacacacacacacacacatacacacacacttgtctagtTGAGAAGTCTTAAAAcacaccaactctctctctttctctctctctctctcacacacacacacacacatacacatacatacacacacaataagccataagacacacaaactccccagtcttacacacactcagacatacagcTGTGAGGTCATAacgaaacacacagacactcacacacacacttggatgaGCAGCTttcacacccatacacatggATGACCACCTCCATGAAAAAAcattcacgcacgcacgcacacacacacacacacactcactgtatgtctctctctctctctgtctcagaggAGGACTACGATGCATACctgtcctgcagcacacacacacacacacacacacacactcactctcttcatctctctgtctctcaggagAAGGACTACGATGCTTACCTgtcctacagcacacacacagcgcaaacacacagcgcaaacacacacacacacacacacacacacacactcactctcttcatctctctctctctctctctcagaggagaAGGACTACGATGCGTACCTGTCCTacagcgcgcgcgcgcacacacacacacacacacacactcactctcttcatctctctctctctcagaggagaAGGACCACGATGCGTACCTGTCCTacagcgcgcgcgcgcacacacacacacacacacacacacacacacactcactctcttcatctctctctctctcagaggagaAGGACTACGATGCTTACCTGTcctacagcgcacacacacagcgcaaacacacagcgcaaacacacagcacacacacacacacacacacacacacacacactcactctcttcatctctctctctctctctctcagaggagaAGGACTACGATGCGTACCTGTCCtacagcgcgcgcacacacacacacacacacactcactctcttcatctctctctcagaggagaAGGACTACGATGCATACCTGTCCTACAGCCgcggcgcacgcacacacgcacgcacaagcacacacacacacacactcactctcttcatctctctctctctctctctcagaggagaAGGACTACGATGCGTACCTGTCCTACAGTAAGGCGGAGCCTCAGTGGGGGGAGGagcttgaggaggaggagaactttGCGGTGCACATTCTCCCTGAGGTGCTGGAGCGCCACTATGGATACAAACTCTTCATCCCCGACAGGGACCTCATCCCCACcggcagtaagtgtgtgtgtgtgtgtgtgtggggggggggggggggggggggggggggctgtgcttgcatgttttgtgtgtttttgtgtgtctgtgtttctgtgtgtgtgtgtgtgtgcgtgtctgtgtctgtgtcagtgcttgcatgttttgtgtgtttttgtgtgtgtgtgtgtgtatgtgattccatgtgttgtgtgtttttgtgtatttgtgtatgtgtgtgtgtgtgtgtgtgaactgtactggaaatgaatgtactgtagaatGGCAGGTAAGTCAGATTGATGTAGAGGCTCTTATACAACTTCAGGCCTTTCACATGTGTCAgtacaccacaaacacacacgcacatacacatacacacacacacgcacatgcatgcatacacacacactcacacacacacacacagacacacacacaacacacacacacacacacacagacatactcgcTTGTGCATATAAATGTGTGCTGTATGCATGCTGTTTGACTGTAtaatgtatatgtttgtgtgcgtacatgcatgttcatgggtgtgtgtactgtatgtgtgcgtgtgtgtgtctgattctgtttgtttgtgtgcatgaatagaatccatgtgtttgtatgtatatatgtttgtgtgtgtgtgtgagtgtgtgtgtgtgtgatctgaaatGAAAGCTGTCTCTGTGTTTAGGTCTGAGCGTAGAAGATGATTCACATCTGCTTAGAGGTACTGCTCCTCTTCAtgctgaactcacacacacacacacacacacatgtgcacatacacacacacatactgtacacacacacacacactcacgttacAATTACTTTACAGACCTAGTGCTTCATTTGTGTCCAAAGCTATTATTTCTACATTGCAGTTATCACAGCTACTGAATCCCACATATGAAAATGAGTCCAGCTTACTCACAGTGATGGTGaatgacatatactgtagaatgcAAATATTTAGTTTCTTTGTTGGATTTCTGTGTATGTATTCACTTCTGTGCTTTGTTTGCTCTATGGTCATTAACCCCACTcttgtttcttttgtgtgtgtgtgtgtgtgtgtgtgtgtgtctgctcctgttcatttgtgtttccgtgtatgtgtgtgtgtgtgtgtgttatcctgttcatgtgtgtgtgtgtgtgtgtgctcctgttcatgcatgtttgtgtgtgtgtgtgtgtgtgtgtgcgtgtgtgtgtgtgtgtgtatgtgtgtgtgtgtgatcctgttcatgtgtgtgtgtgtgtgtgtgtgtgtgtgtgtgatcctgttcatgtgtatgtgtgtgtgtgtgtgtgtgtgtgtgtgtgctcttgttcatgtgtgtgtgtgcctgttcatgtgtgtgtgtgtgtgtgtgtgtgtgatcctgttcatgtgtgtgtgtgtgctcttgttcatgtgtgtgtgtgcctgttcatgtgtgtgtgttcatgtgtgtgtgttcatgtgtgtgtgtagcctacatcgaGGACGTGGCGCGCTGCGTGGACCAGTCGCGGCGGCTGATCATCGTGCTGACGCCGGGCTACGTGCTGCGGCGCGGCTGGAGCGTGTTCGAGCTGGAGGCGCGTCTACGCAACATGCTGGCGTCCGGCGACATCAAggtcagagacggtttataaagccagacgattcatatgagggtacaTTCTgctttcattgtgacgcaactgccactcccatttaggaggcaaacggaggtatttatatgggagaaataaattctacacctttctaaaccgattatttcgtcactgaacacgcccctttaggaggcaggaagtgctgctattttgttccattgaaaaaccccttcatgattcatcttagtaaaggctcgttcacaccaagaacgataactataaccataacgataaaagcgtccacactggccaacgataagaaaagtctctcctcatgttaatgaatgtgatggctagaatattatgggttctgattggctgttagctttttatcgttctcaaaatcgctctgaaagtgatcaacaacgatatcgttcttcatgtcgttatcgttctagtttaggtgtgaacgttgtcattcatattaacgagagcgatatttgtttatagttatcgttatcgttatcgttcttggtgtgaacgggccttaactatacgatctttgtcAAGGTGATCCTGATCGAGTGCGCGCCCGGCCTGCGCGGCCTCATCAACTACCAGGAGGTGGAGGCGCTCAAGCAGGGCATCAAGGCCCTGAGCGTGCTGCGCTGGGCGGGCGAGGGGAGCTCGAGGCCTGGCTCCCGCTTCTGGAAGTCCCTGCGCCTGGAGATGCCCTTCCGGCGCCCGCCGCCGCGCCCCAGCCTGGCGCGAGGAGGCCGAGGTCAGCCGCTGGACGCCAGCGAGGCGGGGCCGTTCGGAGACCTGCGCGGCGTCTCGGCCGTGTCCATGGCGACGGCGGCGGCCCCGGCGGTGGTGGCCACGGCGACGGTTGCCCCGTCCGACCTGCGCTCGTCGTCGCTGACGTCcctgcggggggtggggggggcggtggaGCGCTACCACGCCACGCTGCTGCGCCAGAAGAACCCCTACCAGACGCAGATGCCCGCTATGCCCACGCTCACGCCCACTATGCCCACGCTGCCCGCTATGCACCAGCGCAGCTACGAGCTGCCCTACGAGCTGCCCGCGCTCACCCGCACCGGCACCCTGCCCCCGCAGCACACCTACTGCAACATCCCGCTCACGCTGCTCAacggacagcacacacacacgcacacgcacaacacgcacaacacgcacaacacacacacacacacgcacggccaCGCGCACAacgcccacaacacacacacacacacgcagggcaaGTCTCGGGTGCAGAGGCAGCGCAGCCTGGACCAGCCCTACGCCAACCACCACGCCATACTGCCGCTGTTGCCACGGGAGACCAGCGTGTCCAGCGTCATCTGGTGACCACCGAggggccactcacacacacacacacacacacacacacacactctcacacacacacacacacacactcacacacacacgctcaaacataAATGACAAAGACTCaaatcacgcacacacaaacacatacatacagtatatacaaactATACACAGATCCACATTCCTACCATGGTTGGATTGTCACAAACTCCTGACTGGAGAAGCTATgaacatattgtgtgtgtgtgtgggtgtgtgtgtgtgacacagagagagagtgtctgtgtgtgtgtgtgtgtgtgtgtgtatctgcgtacCAAGGCCACTGGTTGACTGAGTTGATTGAAGTGCTATCGTGTcctcacacacagaatgaagtaatgacatcagaaaacagggtactgtacagtatttgctATTTTTGTAGCATCGCTGTCttcctgtttatgttttttaaacTTGTACATTTGTTTGGGATGATTTTCTTAATACTGcagtattttgttttatttcctttGGCTGTTTTTGGTTTTGGTTGGGTCATGATGTTTGCCTGTGGAatgactttttttgtttgtttcttttcttgttgAGTTTTGGTCTTCTAGACATTGTGAAGTTTTGAGGAATTCCTTACCTGCCAATAGGGGTGGACTAAATCATTAAGTTTCTATTTTGGGGCTGTAAGTTTCAGTTCTGTTTTACAGAGGAAATAAATATATAGATTATGCAAAAAGATCATAAAGAAGCCAgaaatccctctctctgtttctctcgttatctctctctttctctctttctttctctctcttattggcttcatctgtttttcacacagacTCTTGTTGTGGGATGACACCAATAACCAACTAAGCTGATGTCCCTCCAGAGTATTTTATAGAGaagaaaaacatatatttttataAGAGAAATGTCTTATACTGGGATGGGCAGGGGAATGGCCTGGCGAATGGATTATGATGTTTTAGTATAGAGTACTATATGGGGGTTGATATTACTTTTCTGACCATAAATTTGTGTCTATAATAGAAGTTGTTTTAAACAATGGCCTTCCTATCCAGGTTTTGGTGTTAAGTAAGTCATGTTTGAGACAAGTGAGTTTAATTTAAAGGGAAATGCTTTAGGACCTACGGAGGCTTCACATACTCAGCCGTATATACTATAAAAGATATTTATAAAAAGCTTTATATGATTTCACAGCACTCCACATGAGGAAAGATTGGGCTCTTTCTTTAAGAGCATTCTCATACTTCTGTTTCCTTAGTGATGCACTGATCATTAAAACCAGACAATGGACCTCTCGCCTCCTGTGTGTCCTTTATTGTCTCTCAGCataagtgcgcacacacacacacacacacacacacacacacacgcgcatgcgcacgtgcacgcgcacacgcacacgcacacgcacacacacacacacggtaagtAAAgccatgtaggctaaatatatTCAATGCAAATACAGACTAAACCCATTtcacagaataataataacaaccataaacatacacatcacaATCCTGTAACATGAATTAGTTACAAGGTGAACAGATGAGCTATTGAACACTTTTCGAATTCCAGAAAAAGACCTTCTGAGACCTGTTGGTGTTGCCGGAAGCTTTACATCTGAGGACTGTAGTATGCATTATGGTATGTAGAACTGTATTGTGAAATGAAGAAAGCAAGATGCAGATCCAGTAAGTGAGCGACAGGCCTCCATAACCCTTAGAACAGCATACTTAACATACCTACTTCAgcacctctttctcctccataACCCTTAGAACAGCATACTTAACATACCTACTTCAAcgcctctttctcctccactaAAAGGGAGGAAGGGTGTCAGGTCTATAGCTCTTCACCTCAGCTGGATTGAGTGTGCTTTTCTTGAGCAAAGGTGTGATATGTGCCTGTTTGTAAGAGAAAGGGACGTCTCCAGAACTGAGTGATGGTCTAATAACGAGTGTGACTGCAGGCTGGCCAGTGGGTGTGCTGGAGACACCAGTATG
This window encodes:
- the il1rapl1a gene encoding interleukin-1 receptor accessory protein-like 1-A produces the protein MDSDELSFRTMDSTMLNATELMDSDELMELCTDWSVDYLRYRVLAGEPVFVRCALFYGYIRANHSRAQSTGLRLMWYRSGGPGAADYEEPIVFDGARVTKEEDNIWFRPAQVDDSGLYSCVLRNSSYCVKVAMSLDVLQNDSAPCYNSQLRFSERAELSKSKEWRASVRLQETSLVFEAVQEDDQGNYTCELQLHRYLVRRTTHLSITAPLTDKPPRLLFPAENKLITMEMQLGSVVNLTCWAWFGFSDMSPVLYWLKGDRFIEDMDQTRIRESEMRLVQEHLGEKEAAVSLTIDFLEEEDLGNYSCYAENAVGKRYASVIITRRELMYTVELAGGLGAVLLVLGLLLSLYKCCKLDILLCYRQYFGSEEPDMEEKDYDAYLSYSKAEPQWGEELEEEENFAVHILPEVLERHYGYKLFIPDRDLIPTGTYIEDVARCVDQSRRLIIVLTPGYVLRRGWSVFELEARLRNMLASGDIKVILIECAPGLRGLINYQEVEALKQGIKALSVLRWAGEGSSRPGSRFWKSLRLEMPFRRPPPRPSLARGGRGQPLDASEAGPFGDLRGVSAVSMATAAAPAVVATATVAPSDLRSSSLTSLRGVGGAVERYHATLLRQKNPYQTYELPYELPALTRTGTLPPQHTYCNIPLTLLNGQHTQGKSRVQRQRSLDQPYANHHAILPLLPRETSVSSVIW